The region gctagatccttgcagttgatcgaataaatcatcaattcttggaaccggataacgattcttgatcgttagcttgttcaactcccgataatcaatacacattcgaaaggatccgtccttctccttgacaaacaagattggtgctccccaaggtgaaaaacTTGGTCGGATAAAGCATTTctcaagaagttcttgtagttgGCTAGACAATTCTTGCATTTCAGATGGAGCCAACCGATAAGGATATTTCGCTACTAGTgctgctcctggaattaagtcgatttgaAACTCGACTTGTCGGACGGGAGGTATTCCAGGTAAATCTTCAGGAAATATGTCAGGGAAATCACATACTTGAGGTATGTCCTTGatttcttttatctttcttctcttATCTACAATGCGAGCTAAGAATGCGCTACATTTCTTATGTAGATATTTCTGTGTCTTGGTACAAGAGATGACTTTGAGGTTTTTCCCAGACTTATCACCATAGATAATCAGGGCTTCGCCATTTGGTAAGGGTAGTCGTATGGCTTTCTCATGATAGAGAATTTCGGCGCGGTGTgaagataaccaatccatgccaattatgacatcaaaactacCGATAGGCATTGGCATGAGGTTGACGTGAAAAAGGTAGTTATTAAGAGTTAACAGACAGTTTTCTAGGATTTCACGTGTTTTCTCAGTTTGACCAATAGCGATTTCTActtcatatatttattttaatatgcTAGACTTATGActtaacaattttctaaatgtcggAGTTATAAAACTTTGATTTGCTCTAGAGTCGAAGAGTATGCTAGCGTATAAATTATCTATGAGAAACGTACCAGATACAACCAAAGGGTCCTGGATAGCCTCTCTGATTCCGATCATAAATGCCCTGCCATGCCCTATGCCTCCTTGACTCCTTAACTTTGGACATTCTTTCTTGATATGGCCAACCTCCCCACACTCGTAGCATTTTATTCCTTCACCACGGCCTGTCCCATTATTGGTTTGTTGATCGACTGTTGCAGGTGTTCTGCTCCTGCAGTAACTAGCAGTATGtccctttttcttgcacttcaaGCAGACAAAACAATCACCTGGATGATGACGGTTGTACTGATTGCACCTTGAAGATTTTGGTTGAGTAGGTACTGCTGTTGTGGCTGCATAGTTGGTTGCCACTTCTTGTCTTTTCTCAGATGATTGTTTGGGATTCTTCTGATTAAACTTGCGCTTGTTTGTTCTAGATTTGGGAGACTCAGCCTTTGAGACGACTTTTGTTCCTTGGATCTCTGTGAGGGTTAGCTGATGAGCTATCCTCTTGGTGTCGTCATAAGTCGTAGGCTTTGATGCGATCACCATGCCTTTGATTTGCGATGCTAAACCGCAGATATATCGCTCAATATTTTTATATTCAGGGGTCACAAGTGTTGGACACATTACAACAAGATCGTTAAATCTAGCGGTATAAGCTTTTATCTCtgaacccttcatggttagggtccACAGTTCTTTTTCCAGTTTTTGTATTTCCTCCCTAAGAAAATACTCCTCTACTAGCATCATTTTTAGCTCCTCCCATTTCATGGAATTAGTAGTATCAATTCCCATTGTAttcacatggctattccaccatgtaagtGATGCGTCAGCGAAAGTACATGTTGCAAATCGTACATTACAATCATCTAGACAAAAGCTTATTTGAAAGACAAATTTTTTCTTTTCTATCCACCATGTCAAGTTCACTACCCCTTCATTTCCATGAAAGATTTTTGGCCTGCAATTCATAAAATCTTTGTAGGTACATGTTCTAGTGGTCCCTACATGGCCTTCATTTCTAATTCCATCTCTTGTGACATTAGATAGAGCCGCAACAATTCTTTGAGCTATGATTTCTTCAAGTTGCACTATACTTATTGAAGGGTTTATTTCTGGTGGTGCTGATGGTCGGTTAGGGTTTAGCCGATTACTCCTTCTAGGCATTTTGTTTTAGttcctattataaataataagattttttatgagttttgttaatCATTTAATACACTAGTACTAAATATTCCAATTATTATTCACAGCGTAAGACAACATAGTGATTACTGTAACGTATGCTTCATATTAATACCAGTGGTTACATTAGTTTATTTAAGTTTATAAGAGCAAAGTTTCTATAAACATTGCAAAATTTCCAAGGTTTTCTACATCCTTGCTATAAACTTTCCTCTTTTCACCTTAACTAGTCTGATTTTCTCTATTTACATAACCACTAGTTGTAGGTTATCTACCAGAAACCAAAGTGATGACCCAGCACGTCAGTGACATTAACCACTTGCTCTTCAAGTGATTGAGTTCTTGTGCGTTCCTCATTTCTTGAGGTTTGATTGTAGACCTCTAACTCTGCAATTCCTGCATCGTGAGTAATCATGTCATTATAAGCAAAATTTATACGATGATGGACATCCATCACTGATTCCTGATCTCGTGTCCTTTGTCCTTCTAGCCTTCGCACTCTTCCAGAGAGATGAGTAGCCCTTCCTTCGACAATTTCCATCTTATCTTCAATTTTCACACTTTTCTCAAACAATTGAGATAAAGTGTTATCTTCAGAAGAATGTGGGAAATGTGGTCGAGATGACTGACCAGTCTCATACATCTTGGCAGCTTTTTCTTCCGCCAACAATCTATCAACTGTTTGTGCGATCCGTGCAGGTTCATCTTGAACTCTATGACTTCCTGAAGATGTTGCCTTCTGAATCTTCTTAAGCTTTTTCCATATCGGTATAGATTTACGTGCAGTGCGTTTCATTTTTACTCCTCCTGGAAGTTTACGGTAAAGAATGTTTAGTGGTGGTAAACATAATGCCACCGACTCTATCTCCTCCATGGATTCGCTTTCTTCCATTGGTTCACTATCTTCCCATTCATTGGAGGGTAAAGGTGCTCTATTGTCAGAAGGTATTGGATGAAAGGTGGTTGAAGTTATAGGGTAGTAAGGATCGCCTATCATCATAGGAAATGAAAGTTCCTCTTCTTCATCCGTATCCTCGATGATTATCCATTCTCGTGAATGTGTCATGTCGGACTCCTATACATTTCGGATCTCCAAGAgtttagtctatcaaatattTCTCCTAAATTAAATAGTTCATGTGATCTGATCATAATAAATGTAGTTGCGCACGTACACCTAGTTGTGATAGGATCTATGCACATATAAAATttagttggaatatttgatctaaatccttgagatcaaaaacatTCCGGGTATTAAGGTGTATTCTCATCGCGGGTCTAAGTCTTTATATATGACTCTATATTCTTACTTATTGTATTCACGCTTTTACTATTTTTTGTTACTTCAGGTGTGTCTGATAAGGCTCCGGCCAGTCAGGACTATCgaaagggcaggatcattttagcatatagccgttctgaaatccagcaacccaaatcgACATGTCTATCCTTGTCACCGCTCCCGAAAGTAGTCCTTCAGTAGTATAATTAATAATACTATTTGGTGTAGGCTAAGGGATATGCCTAAACCTAATagagtaagccctaaactatagacgtacttgatgggttttagccacaagaactttcctatgtgcgcatgcaaaaccctaatgcttggatctaggctttctaattaaacatgctttaaatccaagacttctaatgactaattaggtataagaacaatacgaAATTAGATCTAGAAGTATatctttgaatctcttgtttgatcttgttgtcttggagctctagagtcacaattgtcactcctctaatggcttacaaacaccaaatagcaaagaggatgatttgagagagagagagagaggctaggaggaAATTGGCCAAGGGTTCTCTATTCTTGATGAGATACCGATTTCCCttggccatggggtctatttatacttgtagactccttaagggtttcaccttaaaccctagttggataatctttccttaaagcaatccatatccttaccatagatagccttggacgattttgagctatccttagctctagaattcgtccaacccttatctcttaaggatttacagtctaaagtttaactatcaaacaattgacagtttataccctcttatttaattaatctctttaagtcaccaaattaattctaattaatttatgacttatattaatcaaataacaatattattattatttctattatt is a window of Lactuca sativa cultivar Salinas chromosome 1, Lsat_Salinas_v11, whole genome shotgun sequence DNA encoding:
- the LOC128128101 gene encoding uncharacterized protein LOC128128101, translated to MPRRSNRLNPNRPSAPPEINPSISIVQLEEIIAQRIVAALSNVTRDGIRNEGHVGTTRTCTYKDFMNCRPKIFHGNEGVVNLTWWIEKKKFVFQISFCLDDCNVRFATCTFADASLTWWNSHVNTMGIDTTNSMKWEELKMMLVEEYFLREEIQKLEKELWTLTMKGSEIKAYTARFNDLVVMCPTLVTPEYKNIERYICGLASQIKGMVIASKPTTYDDTKRIAHQLTLTEIQGTKVVSKAESPKSRTNKRKFNQKNPKQSSEKRQEVATNYAATTAVPTQPKSSRCNQYNRHHPGDCFVCLKCKKKGHTASYCRSRTPATVDQQTNNGTGRGEGIKCYECGEVGHIKKECPKLRSQGGIGHGRAFMIGIREAIQDPLVVSEIAIGQTEKTREILENCLLTLNNYLFHVNLMPMPIGSFDVIIGMDWLSSHRAEILYHEKAIRLPLPNGEALIIYGDKSGKNLKVISCTKTQKYLHKKCSAFLARIVDKRRKIKEIKDIPQVCDFPDIFPEDLPGIPPVRQVEFQIDLIPGAALVAKYPYRLAPSEMQELSSQLQELLEKCFIRPNNILPNEQEKSDSQELELKDEEFNPERDLEELERLLAERSGEEREQVE